The following proteins come from a genomic window of Dermacentor albipictus isolate Rhodes 1998 colony chromosome 8, USDA_Dalb.pri_finalv2, whole genome shotgun sequence:
- the LOC135921891 gene encoding enoyl-CoA hydratase, mitochondrial-like: MSGISMFRTLFIGARQLKHPALVKRGFATAAYENILVEKKGAQQNVALVTLNRPKALNALSSALMTEVGQAIDELNKDESVGCIVITGSEKAFAAGADIKEMQNMTFAKCFTGSFLSHWEKVAQSIKPVIAAVNGYALGGGCELAMMCDIIYAGENAKFGQPEIILGTLPGAGGTQRLTRAIGKSRAMEMTLTGNQITAAEAERYGLVSKVFPPGQLVDEAIKLAEKIASYSQVSVALCKDSVNHAFETTLQEGLRVEKRLFHASFALDDRKEGMTAFVEKRPPKYTNN; encoded by the exons ATGAGCGGCATTTCTATGTTCAGGACCCTTTTTATTGGCGCGAGGCAGCTGAAGCACCCGGCGCTCGTGAAGCGTGGATTTGCCACAGCGG CATACGAGAACATTCTTGTGGAGAAGAAAGGTGCCCAGCAGAATGTCGCCCTGGTTACACTCAACCGGCCAAAGGCCCTCAATGCCTTGTCGAGCGCCCTCATGACCGAGGTCGGCCAGGCGATAGATGAGCTCAACAAGGATGAATCCGTGGGCTGCATTGTCATAACTGGCAGTGAGAAGGCATTCGCTG CCGGCGCGGACATCAAGGAGATGCAGAACATGACGTTTGCCAAGTGCTTCACGGGCAGCTTTCTGAGCCACTGGGAAAAAGTGGCGCAGTCCATCAAGCCAGTAATCGCAGCTGTGAATGGCTATGCG TTAGGCGGTGGCTGTGAACTTGCAATGATGTGTGACATCATCTATGCCGGTGAGAATGCAAAGTTTGGGCAACCTGAAATCATCCTTGGGACCCTGCCAG GTGCCGGTGGTACCCAGCGCCTGACCAGGGCCATTGGCAAGTCACGGGCCATGGAAATGACGCTCACTGGGAACCAAATCACGGCTGCTGAGGCTGAGCGATACG GTCTGGTGAGCAAGGTGTTCCCACCCGGTCAGCTGGTGGACGAGGCCATCAAGCTTGCCGAGAAGATCGCCAGCTATTCCCAGGTGTCCGTTGCACTCTGCAAGGACAGCGTCAACCATG CCTTTGAGACAACACTCCAGGAAGGCCTGCGCGTTGAAAAGCGTCTTTTCCATGCCTCCTTTGCTCTG GATGACCGGAAAGAAGGCATGACTGCTTTTGTTGAGAAGCGGCCACCGAAGTACACGAACAATTAG